The following are encoded together in the Flavobacterium sp. TR2 genome:
- a CDS encoding MotA/TolQ/ExbB proton channel family protein, whose amino-acid sequence MANVKVKKESTSNGGGMITGIIIVACILVGVFIWKVIMGDAANFEGGNPETGHPINTLGQVYKGGFIVPVLLGMFLMVVVFSIERFIVIGKAAGKTNLDKFMKSVQGSIKEGNIEAAIASCDKQQGSVANAIKSALVKYQDVKKEGFNSEEASEVIHKEIEEATSLEMPMLEKNMTIISTLVSLGTLGGLLGTVSGMIKAFGALASAGTPDQAALATGISEALINTATGISTSILAIVSYNFFTAKIDDLTYSIDEAGTTIVNTYRKFRGSLRQ is encoded by the coding sequence ATGGCAAACGTTAAAGTTAAAAAAGAAAGCACTTCAAATGGGGGAGGAATGATCACTGGAATCATTATTGTTGCGTGTATCTTAGTAGGGGTGTTTATTTGGAAAGTAATCATGGGGGACGCTGCGAACTTCGAAGGTGGTAATCCAGAAACTGGACATCCAATCAATACATTAGGACAAGTTTATAAAGGAGGTTTCATCGTACCGGTATTATTAGGTATGTTTTTAATGGTTGTTGTTTTTTCTATCGAAAGATTTATTGTTATCGGTAAAGCTGCTGGAAAAACTAATCTTGACAAATTCATGAAAAGTGTTCAAGGTAGTATTAAAGAAGGAAACATCGAAGCTGCTATCGCTTCTTGCGACAAACAACAAGGTTCAGTTGCAAATGCAATTAAATCTGCTTTGGTAAAATACCAAGATGTTAAGAAAGAAGGATTCAATAGCGAAGAAGCTTCTGAAGTAATCCACAAAGAAATTGAAGAGGCAACTTCATTAGAAATGCCAATGTTAGAGAAAAACATGACTATTATCTCTACTTTAGTATCTTTAGGTACATTAGGAGGATTATTAGGAACTGTATCTGGTATGATTAAAGCGTTTGGTGCGTTAGCTTCTGCTGGTACTCCTGACCAAGCTGCTCTTGCAACAGGTATCTCTGAGGCACTTATCAACACTGCAACAGGTATCTCTACTTCTATCTTAGCAATTGTTTCTTACAACTTCTTTACTGCTAAAATTGACGATTTAACTTACTCTATCGATGAGGCTGGTACTACAATCGTGAATACTTACAGAAAATTCAGAGGAAGTTTAAGACAATAA
- a CDS encoding ABC transporter permease has product MNLEYFIAKRLITAKDYKSSISAPIIKIAISAIAIGIIMMIVSVATGIGLQKKIRDKVSAFNGQIIISNYDNNNSEVTTVPISKKQDFYPNFKSVPEVSHIQAVASKAGIIRTENAFEGIIFKGVGADYDWSNIKEYIVEGKLPDFTKALNEDVIISRFLADRLNLKIGDQFNTFFIKEEQGKLPNSRRFKIAAIFNSGFQDFDATYIIGDIRHIQRINKWNENQIGAFEVFVKDFDEIKSTGNKIYEETSSNLDTKTIIEKYSYIFDWLQLFDFNIVIILAVMILVATINMVVALLVLILERTQMIGILKSMGANNWSVRKIFLYNAFYLILRGLFWGNLIGISILLIQQQFGVIQLNPENYYVNQAPVYLNWIYILLLNLLTVTVCFLVLLIPSYIITKISPVKAIRFD; this is encoded by the coding sequence TTGAATTTAGAATATTTTATAGCCAAAAGACTTATTACTGCAAAAGATTATAAAAGCAGTATTTCGGCGCCCATTATAAAAATTGCCATTTCTGCAATTGCAATCGGAATTATTATGATGATTGTTTCTGTAGCGACGGGAATAGGTCTGCAGAAAAAAATTCGCGATAAAGTTTCGGCATTCAATGGTCAGATTATAATTTCTAATTATGATAATAATAATTCAGAAGTTACAACAGTTCCAATTTCGAAGAAACAAGATTTCTATCCCAATTTTAAATCAGTTCCAGAAGTAAGCCATATTCAGGCAGTAGCAAGCAAAGCTGGAATTATTAGAACGGAAAATGCATTTGAAGGAATTATCTTCAAAGGAGTAGGGGCAGATTATGATTGGAGCAATATTAAAGAATATATTGTAGAAGGTAAACTGCCAGATTTTACAAAAGCATTGAACGAAGATGTTATTATTTCAAGATTTTTGGCAGATCGTTTAAATTTGAAAATTGGAGACCAGTTCAATACCTTTTTTATAAAAGAAGAACAAGGCAAGCTTCCTAACAGCCGCCGATTTAAAATCGCCGCGATATTCAATTCAGGTTTTCAAGATTTTGATGCCACATATATTATTGGAGATATTCGTCACATTCAGAGAATTAATAAATGGAACGAAAATCAAATAGGAGCGTTTGAGGTTTTTGTTAAGGATTTTGATGAAATAAAATCTACAGGAAATAAAATCTATGAAGAAACGTCTTCTAATCTCGATACGAAAACTATCATAGAAAAATATAGCTATATTTTCGACTGGCTTCAATTATTTGACTTTAATATCGTGATCATTTTGGCAGTTATGATTCTAGTTGCGACAATTAATATGGTAGTAGCGCTTTTGGTGCTTATTTTAGAAAGAACGCAAATGATCGGGATTCTAAAATCTATGGGAGCAAATAACTGGTCAGTTCGCAAAATATTTTTGTATAATGCCTTTTACTTAATTCTGCGCGGATTGTTCTGGGGGAATCTAATTGGTATTTCAATTCTTTTAATTCAGCAGCAATTTGGAGTAATCCAGCTTAATCCTGAAAATTATTACGTCAATCAAGCTCCGGTGTATCTAAATTGGATTTACATACTCCTATTAAATCTGCTTACAGTTACCGTTTGTTTCTTAGTATTATTAATTCCATCTTATATAATAACCAAAATATCTCCCGTAAAAGCAATTCGTTTCGATTAA
- a CDS encoding YfiT family bacillithiol transferase encodes MTESDLEKLKYPIGKFVAPADYSKEYLSERIKEIETLPEKLTKETIHLTDEQLDTPYRPGGWTVRQVIHHCAESHMNCYIRIKWALTENNPVIKAYDEVLWSELNDNLTMSIQPTLELLKGLHFRLGYIMRNLSETDLEKTFVHPADNSENKLKKIIGMYAWHSNHHLAHIITLKSHKNWQ; translated from the coding sequence ATGACAGAATCAGATTTAGAAAAATTAAAATATCCTATTGGAAAATTTGTTGCTCCAGCAGATTACTCAAAAGAATATCTTTCCGAAAGAATTAAAGAAATCGAAACTCTTCCTGAGAAACTAACAAAAGAAACGATTCATTTAACCGATGAACAATTAGACACTCCATACCGTCCAGGCGGATGGACCGTAAGACAAGTTATTCATCATTGCGCTGAAAGCCATATGAATTGTTACATCCGAATTAAATGGGCGTTGACGGAAAATAATCCAGTCATTAAAGCTTACGATGAAGTTCTTTGGTCTGAACTAAATGATAATTTAACAATGTCCATCCAACCAACCTTAGAATTGTTGAAAGGACTTCATTTTAGATTGGGTTACATCATGAGAAATTTGTCTGAAACTGATTTGGAAAAAACTTTTGTACATCCTGCAGATAATTCGGAAAACAAACTTAAAAAAATTATCGGAATGTATGCTTGGCATTCGAATCATCATTTAGCGCATATCATCACTTTAAAAAGTCACAAAAATTGGCAATAA
- a CDS encoding biopolymer transporter ExbD gives MAELNTGDGGGGKGGKVRSKKQNSKVDLTAMVDLAFLLITFFMLTTSLSKPQSMDLSLPNKDDNEKDAKDTKVDENRTMTVMLGADNKMVYYMGLLATPKVGPKDIAYGKDGIRRELLKQKKNVLAYSAALGKPKNGIIVIIKPTKKSNYRNLVDILDEMAITGVDTYAIVPEFTPEETKVIDKK, from the coding sequence ATGGCTGAATTAAATACTGGCGACGGCGGTGGTGGTAAAGGCGGTAAAGTAAGAAGTAAAAAGCAGAATTCGAAAGTCGATTTAACAGCGATGGTGGATTTGGCATTCTTATTGATTACATTCTTTATGTTAACTACTTCGTTGTCAAAACCTCAATCGATGGATTTGTCATTGCCAAATAAAGATGATAACGAGAAGGATGCTAAGGATACTAAGGTAGACGAGAATCGTACTATGACAGTAATGTTAGGTGCTGACAATAAAATGGTTTACTATATGGGGTTATTGGCAACACCAAAAGTGGGGCCGAAAGATATTGCATATGGTAAAGATGGTATTCGTAGAGAATTGTTAAAACAAAAGAAAAATGTTTTGGCTTATTCTGCAGCTTTAGGGAAACCTAAAAACGGAATCATTGTGATCATTAAACCAACGAAGAAATCAAATTACCGTAATTTGGTTGATATCTTGGATGAAATGGCTATCACTGGAGTTGATACGTATGCAATCGTTCCTGAGTTTACACCAGAAGAAACTAAAGTGATAGATAAAAAATAA
- a CDS encoding 7-carboxy-7-deazaguanine synthase QueE translates to MLPKEIQLEVNKGAMLPLMEEFYTIQGEGSHTGRAAYFIRIGGCDVGCHWCDVKESWNAELHPPTSVDLIVENAAKYADTVVVTGGEPLSWDMTLLTERLKEKNLKVHIETSGAFPLSGTWDWICLSPKKNKLPTQTVYDNAHELKVIIYNKHDFIFAEEQAELVNDKAILFLQPEWSKKEEMTPLIVDYVMNNPKWRVSLQTHKYLNIP, encoded by the coding sequence ATGTTACCAAAAGAAATACAATTAGAAGTGAATAAAGGAGCTATGCTCCCTTTGATGGAAGAATTTTACACCATTCAAGGAGAAGGTTCGCATACGGGCCGAGCTGCTTATTTTATTAGAATTGGTGGATGTGATGTGGGCTGTCATTGGTGTGATGTGAAAGAAAGCTGGAATGCAGAACTTCACCCGCCGACAAGCGTGGATTTAATTGTTGAAAATGCAGCAAAATACGCTGATACAGTTGTAGTAACGGGCGGAGAACCTTTGTCTTGGGATATGACACTTTTGACAGAGCGTTTAAAAGAGAAAAATTTAAAAGTGCATATCGAAACGTCTGGTGCTTTTCCTCTATCAGGAACTTGGGACTGGATTTGTCTTTCTCCAAAAAAGAATAAGTTGCCGACACAGACTGTATATGACAATGCTCATGAATTAAAGGTGATTATTTACAACAAACACGATTTTATTTTCGCAGAAGAGCAGGCAGAATTAGTAAATGATAAAGCAATTTTATTTCTTCAGCCTGAATGGAGCAAAAAAGAAGAAATGACTCCTCTTATTGTTGATTATGTAATGAATAATCCAAAATGGAGAGTTTCATTGCAGACGCATAAGTACCTTAATATTCCTTAA
- a CDS encoding YkgJ family cysteine cluster protein has protein sequence MKQILNNLSKLAKDKHNENKKYFDKLKKKPPKNLDYIMQDLHDAEFKKTDCLKCANCCKTTGPLFTLADIERISKHFRQKPQQFIDQYLRIDEDKDYVLKSVPCTFLDNENYCMIYDVRPKACREFPHTDRNKFYQISNLTLKNVEICPAAYNIVEEMKKKLPL, from the coding sequence TTGAAACAGATTTTAAATAACTTAAGTAAGTTAGCCAAAGATAAGCATAACGAAAATAAAAAGTATTTCGATAAGCTAAAAAAGAAACCGCCTAAAAATTTAGATTACATTATGCAGGATTTGCATGATGCCGAATTTAAGAAGACGGATTGCTTAAAGTGCGCTAATTGCTGTAAAACAACGGGGCCATTGTTTACTTTGGCAGATATTGAACGAATTTCGAAACATTTTAGGCAAAAGCCGCAGCAATTTATTGATCAGTATTTGAGAATTGATGAAGATAAAGACTATGTTTTGAAAAGCGTTCCATGTACTTTTTTGGATAATGAAAACTATTGCATGATTTATGATGTCCGCCCAAAAGCCTGTCGAGAATTTCCTCATACAGATAGAAATAAATTTTATCAGATTTCAAATTTAACCTTGAAAAACGTTGAAATTTGTCCCGCAGCATATAACATAGTAGAAGAAATGAAAAAGAAATTGCCATTGTAA
- a CDS encoding PstS family phosphate ABC transporter substrate-binding protein: MLKYGKAVGLVVFVFLFAMCNQKSKSEAEKETILKGSLDIAVDETVKQIVDDQVAVFEGTYYDAKITVKPKSEAEVINDLLNQKAKVAITTRDLTKEEKSRFDKSKINPRVTPFAHDAIAFISNKSNNDTLIALKSVIDFMQGKPDGKIKGLVFDNPNSSTVRYMKDLAKVNEIPKNGVFSFKTNNEVIKFVSENEGMIGIIGVNWIYQPTPDMVSTVNKVNVLYVKGLDSNEYYSPTQNDLEIGKYPLARDLFIINCQGYSGLGMGFASFIAGDIGQRIVLKSGLLPFKTPGRKLKIRSEIIKDKE; the protein is encoded by the coding sequence ATGTTGAAATATGGTAAGGCGGTAGGTTTAGTTGTTTTTGTCTTTTTGTTTGCCATGTGCAACCAAAAAAGCAAAAGTGAAGCTGAAAAAGAAACCATTTTAAAAGGATCACTTGATATTGCGGTTGACGAAACAGTAAAGCAAATTGTAGATGATCAGGTTGCTGTTTTTGAAGGCACTTACTATGATGCAAAAATTACGGTAAAACCAAAATCAGAAGCTGAAGTAATTAATGATTTATTGAATCAAAAAGCTAAAGTTGCAATTACAACTAGAGATTTAACAAAAGAAGAAAAATCTCGTTTTGATAAAAGTAAAATCAATCCTAGAGTTACCCCTTTTGCTCATGACGCTATTGCTTTTATTTCAAACAAAAGCAATAATGACACATTAATTGCGTTGAAAAGTGTAATCGATTTTATGCAAGGTAAGCCAGATGGTAAAATTAAAGGGCTTGTTTTCGATAATCCTAATTCGAGCACAGTTCGTTACATGAAAGATTTGGCAAAGGTAAATGAGATTCCTAAGAATGGTGTTTTCTCTTTTAAAACAAATAATGAAGTAATCAAATTTGTTTCGGAAAACGAAGGAATGATCGGTATTATTGGCGTTAATTGGATATATCAACCAACTCCTGACATGGTATCGACAGTTAATAAGGTTAATGTTCTTTATGTTAAAGGTTTAGATAGTAACGAATATTATAGTCCGACTCAAAATGACTTAGAAATTGGAAAGTATCCTTTGGCACGTGATTTGTTTATTATCAATTGTCAAGGTTATTCTGGACTTGGAATGGGGTTTGCTTCATTCATAGCTGGAGATATTGGCCAGCGCATCGTTTTGAAATCAGGATTGCTTCCGTTTAAAACTCCAGGAAGAAAGCTTAAAATTAGAAGTGAAATTATAAAAGATAAAGAATAA
- a CDS encoding class I SAM-dependent methyltransferase has protein sequence MKDLFGQAIFDFYTKNSPEDIITETSISEEDEMSVEYLFRSYNEMPKIEQKALQLANGKTLDVGCGAGSHALSLQNDRSLNVTAIDISEKAIETCRLRGIKNTRVKNILDFDGEKFDTILLLMNGTGIFGQLKNCNKYLSKLKSLLNPGGQILIDSSDIIYMFDEDDDGGKWIPSENDYYGELIFNISYKGEREEPFDWLYLDYNTLQNAAIANGLNCELILEGEHYDYLARLSI, from the coding sequence ATGAAAGATCTTTTTGGGCAGGCAATATTTGATTTTTACACCAAAAATTCACCTGAAGACATTATTACAGAAACTTCAATATCTGAAGAAGATGAAATGAGTGTTGAATATCTTTTTCGCTCCTATAATGAAATGCCTAAAATTGAACAAAAGGCTTTGCAACTGGCTAATGGAAAAACCCTAGATGTAGGATGTGGCGCCGGAAGCCATGCTTTATCATTACAAAATGATCGCAGTTTGAACGTAACCGCCATTGACATTTCAGAAAAAGCGATTGAAACCTGCCGCCTTAGAGGAATAAAAAATACCAGAGTTAAAAATATTTTGGATTTTGACGGAGAAAAATTTGATACGATCCTACTTTTAATGAACGGAACAGGCATCTTTGGCCAACTAAAAAACTGCAACAAATATTTATCTAAGCTAAAATCTCTTTTAAATCCTGGCGGACAAATTTTAATTGACAGTTCCGACATCATTTATATGTTTGATGAAGATGATGATGGAGGAAAATGGATTCCATCTGAAAATGATTATTATGGAGAACTTATTTTTAATATTAGCTATAAAGGAGAAAGAGAAGAACCTTTTGATTGGTTATATTTAGATTACAACACGCTTCAAAATGCAGCAATCGCCAATGGCTTAAATTGTGAACTTATCCTTGAAGGCGAACATTATGATTATTTAGCCAGACTTTCCATTTAA
- a CDS encoding ExbD/TolR family protein, with product MAKIKMKKKSTSTDMTAMCDVAFLLLTFFILTATAKVPEALPVDMPASVAISKLPDTDLAIITVGKGKVFFDIKGREVRKRTLEGMGAKYGIEFSEEDKTKFALMDDFGVPITGLKQIIDMKAADRTKANQPGIPVDSLDNQLKEWLLISRRATIDLDDKELQIAIKGDAKEEYPKIKKIMDILQDQKINSFNLVTGKRGRDF from the coding sequence ATGGCTAAAATAAAAATGAAAAAAAAGTCTACATCGACAGATATGACTGCGATGTGTGATGTAGCGTTCCTTTTGCTAACGTTCTTTATTTTGACCGCTACTGCTAAAGTGCCTGAGGCATTGCCTGTGGATATGCCTGCTTCTGTTGCGATAAGTAAACTGCCAGATACTGATTTGGCTATTATTACAGTAGGAAAAGGGAAAGTATTTTTTGACATCAAAGGAAGAGAAGTTCGTAAAAGAACTCTTGAAGGTATGGGTGCAAAATATGGTATTGAATTTTCAGAAGAAGATAAAACCAAATTTGCTCTTATGGATGATTTTGGTGTGCCAATTACAGGTTTAAAGCAAATCATTGATATGAAAGCGGCGGACAGAACCAAAGCAAACCAACCTGGAATTCCTGTGGATTCATTAGATAATCAATTGAAAGAATGGCTTCTAATCTCTAGAAGAGCTACAATTGATTTGGATGACAAAGAATTGCAGATTGCGATTAAAGGAGATGCTAAAGAAGAATATCCAAAAATTAAAAAAATTATGGATATTTTGCAAGATCAGAAAATCAATTCCTTTAACTTAGTTACTGGTAAGAGAGGAAGAGACTTTTAA
- a CDS encoding tetratricopeptide repeat protein yields the protein MNKFKIFSLALVASATAAKAQDINQAKKAIDAEQFDKAKNLLKSIIKAKPSDGEANFVLGNVYLNQSVVDSAKIYYNNGLQASDKKNLNYIGLGQLDLDAKNTAAAQANFALATKDMKKKDVNEFVYIARAYMNSENPDYKSATEILKRALLVDPQNAQVLLAIGDAYYGANNQNDAYKSYRDAFTADNTLLRAKMQLGVLLKGAKSYDEAIKSFNEVIALDANYGPVYRELAETYYKWARNKPSTAKVNLQNAITNYEKYLSLTDYSLDSKMRHADFLILVKDYKQLETVANKMIAQDKVNPRIFRYLGYAAYENGNVDVAIKSLQDYINTPSNKVIGRDYYYLGLSKIKKGTGADGTVEQAAFDSGLADIKKAIELEPLVVEEFADFGKELFGKKQYAQAAAIFELGANNPESKNYLDDSVYYGISLYYGNASKPKESRDAVALGKADAVFDKILTTAPSYDEAYLYKARINSLLDKDDMIIKNYEEYVSKISAKGAEEVAKPAVTKKFIEAYNGIGAAYANTDKAKAIEYFNKTLVLDPANSYATQSIKALK from the coding sequence ATGAATAAATTTAAAATTTTTAGTCTTGCATTAGTTGCCTCGGCTACTGCGGCGAAAGCGCAAGATATCAACCAAGCAAAAAAGGCAATTGATGCTGAACAATTTGATAAAGCAAAAAATTTACTTAAATCAATTATTAAAGCTAAACCTTCAGATGGTGAAGCAAATTTTGTTTTAGGTAATGTTTATTTAAATCAATCTGTTGTTGATTCTGCTAAAATCTATTATAATAATGGATTGCAAGCTTCAGACAAGAAAAACTTAAACTATATTGGTTTAGGGCAATTAGATCTTGATGCAAAAAATACTGCGGCGGCTCAAGCTAACTTCGCTTTGGCAACTAAAGACATGAAGAAAAAAGATGTAAATGAATTTGTTTACATCGCTAGAGCTTACATGAATTCTGAAAATCCAGATTACAAAAGCGCTACTGAAATATTAAAAAGAGCTTTATTGGTTGATCCTCAAAATGCACAAGTGCTTCTTGCAATTGGAGATGCTTATTATGGAGCAAACAATCAAAATGATGCTTACAAATCTTACCGTGATGCATTTACAGCTGATAATACTTTGTTGAGAGCAAAAATGCAATTGGGTGTTTTGTTAAAAGGGGCTAAATCTTATGATGAGGCAATTAAATCATTTAATGAAGTTATCGCATTAGACGCTAATTATGGACCTGTTTACAGAGAGCTTGCTGAAACTTATTACAAATGGGCAAGAAACAAGCCTTCTACAGCTAAAGTTAACTTGCAAAATGCAATTACAAACTATGAGAAGTACTTAAGTTTGACAGATTACTCTCTTGATTCTAAAATGCGTCACGCAGATTTCTTGATCTTGGTAAAAGATTACAAACAGTTAGAAACTGTTGCGAACAAAATGATCGCTCAAGATAAAGTAAATCCTAGAATTTTCAGATATTTAGGATATGCAGCTTACGAAAACGGAAATGTTGATGTAGCTATTAAATCTCTTCAAGATTATATCAATACACCATCTAACAAAGTAATTGGTAGAGATTACTATTATTTAGGACTTTCTAAAATCAAAAAAGGAACAGGAGCTGATGGTACAGTAGAGCAAGCAGCTTTTGATTCTGGTTTGGCTGATATTAAAAAAGCTATTGAATTAGAGCCTTTAGTGGTTGAGGAATTTGCTGATTTTGGAAAAGAATTGTTTGGTAAAAAACAATACGCACAAGCAGCTGCAATTTTTGAACTTGGAGCAAACAATCCGGAGTCTAAAAATTACTTGGATGATAGTGTTTATTATGGTATTTCATTATACTACGGTAACGCTAGTAAGCCAAAAGAAAGCCGTGACGCTGTTGCTTTAGGAAAAGCAGATGCTGTTTTTGATAAAATTTTAACTACAGCTCCTAGTTATGATGAGGCTTATTTGTACAAAGCAAGAATTAATTCTTTATTAGATAAAGATGATATGATCATTAAAAACTACGAAGAATATGTTTCAAAAATTTCAGCAAAAGGTGCAGAAGAAGTTGCTAAGCCAGCTGTAACTAAGAAATTTATAGAAGCTTACAACGGTATTGGTGCAGCTTATGCTAATACAGATAAAGCTAAAGCTATTGAATATTTCAATAAAACTTTAGTTTTAGATCCAGCAAATTCATATGCTACACAATCTATTAAAGCTTTAAAATAA
- a CDS encoding energy transducer TonB, translating to MKLDIIKNQWLDIVFEGRNKIYGAYELRKSNGKTTVKALVIGSLIFSAAIAAPLIASLLPDSTEEEEVKEVKMATVKLPPKKEEVKPNMPPPPPPPPKVDQVKFVKPVVAKAEEVTEDPPKIVDLKDKKVGAETIKGDPDAVLTVDEPVGKGPVAEVVQEDNTVYNTAGIEVKPDFPGGIDKFYKFVGNNYKTPEEEGLKGKVYVTFVVEKDGSLTDIKVLRDIGYGTGAEAIRVLKKCPKWTPGEQNGKKVRVLYSLPITIQSAE from the coding sequence ATGAAATTAGATATTATAAAAAATCAGTGGCTTGATATCGTATTCGAAGGTCGTAATAAGATATATGGTGCATATGAGCTGAGAAAATCAAACGGAAAAACAACTGTGAAAGCACTTGTTATTGGTTCTCTTATCTTTAGTGCTGCTATTGCTGCTCCTCTTATTGCGAGTCTATTACCAGACTCTACAGAAGAAGAAGAGGTTAAAGAGGTTAAGATGGCTACGGTAAAATTACCTCCGAAAAAAGAGGAAGTTAAGCCTAATATGCCACCGCCACCGCCACCACCACCAAAAGTGGATCAGGTAAAATTCGTTAAACCTGTGGTAGCAAAAGCGGAAGAAGTTACTGAAGATCCACCAAAAATTGTTGATTTAAAAGACAAAAAAGTTGGTGCTGAGACTATCAAAGGAGATCCAGATGCAGTTTTAACTGTTGATGAGCCAGTTGGTAAAGGACCAGTAGCAGAGGTGGTACAAGAAGATAACACTGTATATAACACAGCTGGTATCGAAGTAAAACCAGATTTCCCAGGAGGTATTGATAAATTCTACAAATTCGTAGGAAACAATTACAAAACTCCAGAAGAAGAAGGTTTAAAAGGTAAAGTTTACGTTACGTTTGTAGTTGAAAAAGACGGGTCGTTAACAGATATTAAAGTTTTAAGAGATATCGGTTATGGTACAGGAGCAGAAGCAATTCGTGTTCTTAAAAAATGTCCAAAATGGACTCCCGGCGAGCAAAATGGTAAAAAAGTTAGGGTATTATACTCTCTTCCTATTACTATTCAATCTGCAGAATAA
- a CDS encoding DUF853 domain-containing protein, whose product MNKKENFISDITTGYSSKGDSIVLGGAILDGEPIAEAHVKIPLKTLNRHGLIAGATGTGKTKTIQVFSEQLSNAGIPVLMMDIKGDFSGIAKEGKEEGFITERHAKINIPYNVAAFPVELMSLSKQDGVRLRATVSEFGPVLFSRILDLNDTQAGVVAVIFKYCDDNKMPLLDLKDIKKVINYITEEGKDEIAASYGKISTATTGTILRKIIELEQQGGDLFFGELSFETDDLMRIDENGKGYVNIIRLTDIQDKPKLFSTFMLSLLAEIYQKMPEKGDADQPELVIFIDEAHLIFNEASKALLEQIETIVKLIRSKGVGLYFVTQNPMDVPSGVLAQLGLKIQHALRAFTANDRQAIKKTADNYPTSPYYKTDELLTSLGIGEALVTALNEKGIPTPLVATMMRAPMSRMDILSPSEIEEINGKSKLVKKYAEEIDRESAFEILSKKLTEAAEAAAQQEEQAPAKSAKSGPSTTEVVTKSVLKVVTSATFIRGVFGVLTKIFKK is encoded by the coding sequence ATGAATAAAAAAGAGAATTTTATTTCAGATATAACAACAGGATATTCTTCGAAGGGAGACAGTATTGTGCTTGGAGGCGCAATACTTGACGGCGAGCCAATTGCAGAAGCTCATGTCAAAATTCCTTTGAAAACTTTAAACCGCCACGGATTAATTGCCGGAGCAACCGGAACAGGAAAAACCAAAACAATTCAAGTTTTTTCTGAACAGCTTTCTAATGCTGGAATTCCTGTATTAATGATGGATATTAAAGGAGATTTCAGCGGTATTGCCAAAGAAGGTAAAGAAGAGGGCTTTATCACTGAACGTCATGCCAAAATAAATATACCTTATAATGTAGCTGCATTTCCTGTTGAATTGATGTCTTTATCAAAACAAGATGGTGTGCGCCTTAGGGCTACTGTTTCTGAGTTTGGGCCTGTCCTGTTTTCGCGAATTTTAGATTTGAATGACACTCAGGCAGGTGTTGTAGCGGTTATCTTCAAATACTGTGACGATAATAAGATGCCTTTATTGGATTTAAAAGACATTAAAAAGGTAATCAATTATATTACAGAAGAAGGCAAAGATGAAATTGCTGCTAGCTATGGAAAAATTTCAACGGCTACAACAGGAACGATTCTTAGAAAAATTATAGAATTGGAACAACAAGGCGGCGATTTGTTTTTTGGCGAATTATCTTTTGAAACCGATGATTTGATGCGAATTGATGAAAACGGAAAAGGTTACGTTAATATCATCCGCTTGACGGATATTCAGGATAAGCCAAAATTGTTTTCGACTTTCATGTTAAGCCTTTTGGCTGAAATTTACCAGAAAATGCCTGAAAAAGGAGATGCAGACCAGCCTGAACTTGTTATCTTTATTGATGAAGCGCATTTAATTTTTAATGAAGCCAGCAAAGCATTGCTAGAGCAGATTGAAACGATTGTAAAATTGATTCGTTCTAAAGGTGTAGGGCTTTATTTTGTCACTCAAAACCCTATGGACGTGCCAAGCGGTGTTCTGGCTCAGTTGGGGTTAAAAATTCAGCACGCGCTGAGAGCTTTTACTGCAAATGACCGTCAGGCGATTAAAAAAACAGCCGACAACTACCCTACTTCTCCTTATTATAAAACTGATGAATTATTAACCAGTTTAGGAATTGGAGAAGCCTTGGTAACGGCACTTAACGAAAAAGGTATTCCGACTCCTCTTGTTGCTACCATGATGCGCGCGCCTATGAGCCGAATGGATATTTTGTCTCCTTCTGAAATTGAGGAGATAAATGGCAAATCGAAACTAGTTAAGAAATATGCTGAAGAAATTGACCGCGAAAGTGCTTTTGAAATTTTAAGCAAAAAACTAACTGAAGCTGCAGAAGCTGCTGCACAGCAAGAAGAACAAGCTCCAGCTAAATCAGCAAAATCAGGACCAAGCACTACAGAGGTTGTTACAAAATCTGTTCTGAAAGTTGTAACAAGCGCTACTTTTATAAGAGGTGTTTTTGGTGTTTTGACTAAAATCTTTAAGAAATAA